A portion of the Sabethes cyaneus chromosome 3, idSabCyanKW18_F2, whole genome shotgun sequence genome contains these proteins:
- the LOC128743941 gene encoding peptidyl-prolyl cis-trans isomerase E, with protein MASDKRTVYVGGLSDEVTEKLINDAFIPFGDLVDIQMPVDYESQKHRGFAFIEFESAEDAAAAVDNMNDSELCGRTIRVNIAKPQRIKEGSNKPVWAEDAWLQQHAGATLNNQTEGDDSTSANDVQPKEPKAPEEKKRNPQVYFDVRIGSNDVGRVIMSLRADIVPKTAENFRALCTGEQGFGYKGSTFHRIIPEFMCQGGDFTANNGTGGKSIYGKKFADENFILKHTGFGVLSMANSGPNTNGSQFFICTEKTDWLDGKHVVFGNVISGADVVRKMERCGSKAGKVNQKVMIVACGELKG; from the exons ATGGCAAGTGATAAACGAACGGTATACGTTGGTGGCCTCTCGGATGAGGTCACCGAGAAACTGATAAACGACGCTTTCATTCCGTTCGGTGATTTAGTAGACATCCAGATGCCGGTGGACTACGAATCGCAAAAGCATCGTGGTTTTGCGTTCATTGAGTTTGAAAGTGCTGAGGATGCCGCCGCAGCGGTGGATAACATGAACGACTCCGAGCTGTGCGGGCGGACGATCCGGGTAAATATTGCCAAACCTCAACGGATCAAAGAAGGCAGCAATAAGCCGGTTTGGGCCGAGGATGCCTGGCTGCAGCAGCACGCTGGAGCAACACTCAACAATCAGACCGAGGGCGACGATAGTACCTCGGCTAACGATGTCCAACCAAAGGAACCGAAAGCACCggaggagaaaaaacgaaatccACAGGTGTACTTTGATGTTCGAATAGGCAGCAACGACGTTGGTCGTGTGATTATGTCCCTCCGAGCGGATATTGTTCCGAAAACCGCAGAAAACTTTCGAGCTCTGTGCACTGGCGAGCAAGGATTTGGATACAAAGGTTCCACTTTTCATCGTATAATTCCGGAGTTT ATGTGCCAAGGAGGAGACTTTACTGCAAACAATGGAACTGGCGGCAAATCGATTTACGGGAAAAAGTTTGCTGATGAAAATTTTATACTAAAACATACGGGTTTCGGAGTTCTTTCGATGGCGAATTCCGGTCCAAACACTAATGGTTCGCAGTTTTTCATCTGCACTGAAAA AACCGATTGGCTAGACGGAAAACATGTCGTTTTCGGGAATGTTATTAGTGGTGCAGATGTGGTTCGGAAAATGGAACGCTGTGGGTCCAAAGCAGGAAAGGTAAATCAGAAAGTTATGATCGTTGCCTGTGGGGAGTTGAAgggttga
- the LOC128743768 gene encoding coiled-coil and C2 domain-containing protein 2A yields the protein MSDSKPKSPRKRRSRGRQRKRHPAQFKADKRAPPQSTSSTVTKEPEQPAIVRKPKPQLNPDYIREELEIKTSLQKLTTDASSLNDDRDREVKFFTDFLPEAFYDAQDHLSETMQEPDTDPVPLEKSPSIQSTPNAHDSPTHLASSYIQTDEDDVIKRYTVQKLNLEDSKLLYIPEKILSDIRGNLEKITINSNDDHSQSEPLNKPHLNETNKTRLINRLIEEEQEEWFDACGDLVNLQDFVTGKRVKGVCSKKFLPYYVEPIPFGKPSEQLPVERTIKVLIGKLRFENHPSFDEVVKLRLRLEQIYKQYYTSKIMKVMPKLQKKLDEIRRAMAATGGEVSLSSKLQRRELRKQIYQEAKVKRQLEKEIVDVWKKLKDNKADRGYKLVITNDEIEQTEDDSQLKKQFALDLEELLQEEHEIYAKEKQDYKIYLRDLERNLDDGEVVAVHKPRKPDQSRLKQDFEKSFAESFRTAGEPIVDLLLLKNPDDTVTPKVNKDMQFKVKFYIDNCHVASTKAHHFQNNLLVDFNTSFSIKLTTKIPQALKIELYEKNRLRVKLKLFELYVPVPNSSELFDEVEYVPYEFASGNTFKTNESRTGKIDLKVGWLEQVGSSPSKKRNVPNRAQLSKDLIERWLDEQTFDPNDSETEQVMETLEKHHAAQDAEQDEKEDGQEKDEPFVFNEDLLAFCSEEEINNNARLNMLSQRFNNNLKYKNIKFIPQIEREIEIPEEMKIIDETLGTDPIDLQRHRGKKYLKKVYDTITNHCNVINQDKVNDNLLVGEQIPTFGSLSLAFFEIFGPRRPLKPARRSPMSRASIRVSDVNQFKIIVTIVRAFGIPTRLDEHPVTSASRRNSNLSATKFSIRSSNVRPYITISIKDKLLRTSTGDGTNPTWNERLAIPLDATSDQMRRYLNIDLYDEFMEDLLEDDRARLTEVYQRISSKWLGQLRIPISTIYVNQRIEGTFEIKTPSILFGYSRSSDDSPEYTSMLIGSSLPDLRELTHISLFINLEPNVEIPCFDTNGLECVELEQTKARIYLWYEEYRNEFPQRAKLPLVTLLSGKRVCVTRLVGPISVPFVLDENVEQMIRRYVSLIPIHYNTDACSQLGGVWLTNREIMNVMCASPKDLGVLLACFYSSLEYEVYLVLGHSLLAGDSVFVMIREGNEFFLIDPTNGKRYNSTDTYCPLTKIYYIVNQDNAWGNIQKENRVFLTQLDVTRSAYWRPLFNRSHEAPTGCIHDGNFLYKTAFAVSDLQKTIERKIIKKIGVWRTHRRTIWNRYVSEQLKNVLPSLELDACLDTNADRHLEVFSQLLAPYKVNGFPVNLPYTNLSAIVAHVKSTGIHLNSDNRAEFALGLYIKDYPSNIYSVWIFLVSLTPRI from the exons ATGAGCGATTCAAAACCTAAATCACCACGCAAACGCCGCTCACGTGGTCGCCAACGAAAGCGGCACCCCGCACAGTTCAAGGCTGACAAACGAGCTCCTCCGCAATCAACCAGCAGTACGGTAACCAAAGAACCCGAGCAGCCTGCGATCGTGAGAAAACCAAAACCTCAACTTAATCCCGACTATATCCGTGAAGAACTGGAAATTAAAACATCATTGCAAAAATTAACGACCGATGCTAGCAGTCTGAACGATGATCGAGATCGAGAggtaaaattttttaccgaCTTCTTACCGGAAGCGTTCTATGATGCTCAGGATCACTTGAGTGAAACCATGCAAGAACCGGACACCGACCCAGTTCCGCTTGAAAAGTCACCCTCGATTCAGTCCACGCCGAACGCGCACGATTCGCCGACGCATTTGGCATCCTCGTACATTCAAACTGACGAAGATGATGTCATCAAGCGTTACACGGTGCAAAAGCTAAACTTAGAAGATTCAAAACTGTTGTATATACCGGAAAAGATTCTATCCGACATCCGGGGAAATCTCGAAAAAATTACCATCAATTCCAATGATGACCATTCTCAATCGGAACCGCTGAATAAACCACACCTCAATGAAACCAACAAAACGCGCTTAATAAACCGATTGATAGAGGAAGAGCAAGAAGAATGGTTCGACGCTTGCGGTGATTTGGTAAATTTACAGGACTTCGTTACTGGCAAACGAGTGAAAGGGGTTTGTAGTAAAAAGTTTCTTCCCTACTACGTAGAGCCAATACCGTTTGGAAAACCGTCAGAGCAACTGCCGGTGGAACGAACGATAAAAGTGTTGATCGGTAAGTTGAGATTCGAAAACCATCCCTCCTTCGATGAGGTCGTCAAATTGCGACTACGGTTGGAACAGATTTACAAACAATATTACACCAGCAAAATCATGAAGGTGATGCCAAAATTGCAGAAAAAATTAGATGAAATTAGGCGCGCAATGGCTGCCACCGGTGGTGAGGTGAGTTTGTCCAGCAAATTGCAACGACGAGAACTGAGAAAGCAGATTTATCAAGAAGCCAAAGTTAAGCGTCAACTGGAGAAAGAAATTGTGGATGTTTGGAAGAAGCTGAAG GATAACAAAGCTGACCGTGGCTACAAACTAGTTATCACCAACGACGAAATAGAGCAGACGGAGGATGATAGCCAATTGAAGAAACAATTTGCACTCGATTTGGAGGAATTACTTCAAGAAGAACACGAAATTTATGCCAAGGAGAAACAGGACTACAAGATCTACCTCCGAGATCTGGAACGGAATCTCGACGACGGAGAAGTTGTTGCTGTGCATAAACCCAGGAAACCCGATCAATCACGATTGAAACAGGATTTCGAAAAATCATTTGCCGAATCATTTCGGACCGCCGGAGAACCAATAGTAGATTTATTGCTTCTGAAAAATCCCGATGATACGGTGACACCAAAGGTGAACAAAGATATGCAATTTAAAGTTAAGTTCTACATCGATAATTGTCACGTTGCATCCACCAAAGCTCATCATTTTCAGAACAATCTCTTAGTCGACTTCAATACgtcattttcaattaaattaacgACGAAAATCCCGCAAGCATTGAAAATCGAACTATACGAGAAGAACCGCCTTAGAGTTAAACTAAAACTGTTCGAACTCTACGTTCCGGTTCCTAACTCATCCGAATTGTTCGACGAAGTAGAGTACGTGCCTTATGAGTTCGCATCAGGGAACACATTTAAAACCAATGAAAGCAGAACTGGTAAAATCGATTTGAAAGTCGGTTGGCTAGAACAGGTTGGTTCAAGCCCTTCCAAAAAACGAAATGTTCCAAACCGGGCACAACTTTCGAAAGATTTGATTGAGAGATGGCTTGACGAACAGACATTTGATCCCAATGATTCCGAGACAGAACAGGTGATGGAAACATTGGAAAAACACCACGCTGCACAAGATGCGGAACAAGATGAAAAAGAAGATGGTCAAGAAAAGGATGAGCCGTTTGTTTTCAACGAAGATCTGCTTGCTTTCTGTTCGGAAGAGGAAATTAACAATAACGCACGGTTGAATATGCTAAGCCAACGATTCAACAACAAtctcaaatataaaaatattaaatttatacCACAGATCGAACGAGAAATCGAAATACCGGAGGAAATGAAAATCATCGATGAAACTCTTGGTACGGATCCGATCGATTTGCAGAGACACCGCGGAAagaaatatctcaaaaaggtcTACGATACTATCACTAACCACTGCAATGTGATCAATCAGGACAAGGTTAACGATAATTTACTGGTTGGTGAACAGATTCCGACTTTTGGATCGTTAAGTTTGgcatttttcgaaatttttggtCCACGAAGGCCACTTAAACCTGCGAGGCGATCTCCAATGAGCAGAGCATCGATTCGGGTTTCCGACGTTAATCAGTTCAAGATAATCGTTACCATTGTGAGAGCCTTTGGAATACCTACTCGCTTGGATGAGCATCCGGTTACCTCAGCAAGCCGACGGAATAGTAATTTATCTGCGACGAAGTTTT CGATCCGATCATCGAACGTCCGTCCGTACATAACTATATCAATTAAGGATAAACTTCTTCGAACCTCCACGGGTGATGGAACAAATCCCACCTGGAATGAGAGGCTGGCGATTCCACTGGATGCCACAAGTGATCAGATGCGCCGGTATTTGAACATCGATTTGTACGACGAGTTCATGGAGGATCTGCTGGAAGATGATCGAGCGCGCCTGACGGAAGTTTACCAGAGAATTTCGAGCAAATGGCTGGGACAGCTCAGGATACCAATAAGTACCATCTACGTTAACCAGAGG ATCGAAGGAACTTTCGAAATCAAAACTCCTTCGATTCTGTTTGGTTACTCGCGAAGCAGCGATGACTCGCCGGAGTACACCTCTATGCTAATCGGATCCAGCCTACCGGATTTGCGTGAACTCACACACATTTCGTTGTTCATAAACTTGGAACCGAACGTGGAAATTCCCTGCTTCGACACCAACGGGCTCGAATGTGTGGAACTAGAGCAGACCAAGGCTCGGATATATTTGTGGTACGAAGAGTACCGCAATGAATTTCCACAAAGGGCAAAGCTACCGTTAGTTACGCTACTTAGTGGAAAACGTGTTTGCGTCACACGACTAGTTGGACCCATTAGCGTTCCCTTTGTTCTTGACGAAAACGTGGAACAAATGATAAGGCGCTATGTTTCACTTATTCCAATCCATTACAACACTGATGCGTGCTCACAGCTGGGTGGAGTCTGGCTAACCAATAGG GAAATAATGAACGTAATGTGTGCCTCACCAAAGGATTTGGGTGTCTTATTGGCTTGTTTCTACAGTAGTCTAGAGTACGAGGTATACCTTGTTTTGGGACACAGTCTTTTGGCAGGAGACAGTGTTTTCGTCATGATTCGTGAAGGCAATGAGTTTTTCCTGATAGATCCAACGAATGGCAAGCGGTACAACAGTACCGATACGTACTGTCCACTAACTAAAATCTACTATATTGTCAATCAAGACAACGCGTGGGGAAATATCCAAAAAGAAAATCGAGTATTTCTAACGCAGCTAGATGTTACTCGATCTGCTTACTGGAGACCACTTTTTAACAGATCGCACGAAGCTCCTACCGGGTGTATTCATGACGGTAACTTTTTATATAAAACGGCTTTCGCAGTATCTGACTTACAAAAAactattgaaagaaaaattattaaaaagatTGGTGTTTGGCGGACACATCGCAGGACTATTTGGAACCG TTACGTCAGTGAGCAACTTAAAAACGTCCTGCCTAGTTTAGAACTGGACGCTTGCCTGGATACCAACGCAGACCGTCACTTAGAAGTGTTCAGTCAACTATTGGCTCCGTACAAAGTTAATGGATTTCCAGTAAATCTGCCTTACACCAATCTCTCCGCCATTGTGGCCCATGTAAAAAGCACAGGAATACATCTGAACTCTGATAACAGAGCAGAATTTGCACTTGGTTTGTACATCAAAGACTATCCCAGTAATATCTATTCAGTGTggatttttctcgtttctttaacACCTAGAATTTAG